A segment of the Amycolatopsis thermophila genome:
CGCGGTGATGAGAAGGTTCATCAGTTGCGGTACCGGCAGGCCGGAGTTGAAGAACAGGATGGACTGGATGCTGCCGATCGCCGCGTGCACCAGCACCCGCAGCTCGCCGTCCGCCAGGTCCGGCCGCAGCGGAGCCACCGCGGCGACCCACTCCTCGATGTAGTGGCGCTGTGCCCGGCGCAGCCGGCGTAGGTCCTGCTCGGGGAGGTTGCGGGCTTCGCGGTGATAGACCTGCAAGATCCGGCGGTCCTCGATGGCCACCCGCACGTGGTTGCGGATGAGCTTGCTGACCGCGTCCCGGTCGTCCTCCGCCTCGTCGACGATGGCGGAAGCCGCTTCGGTCAGCTGGGCCATGACCTGTTCGAGCAGCTCGGCCAGGATGGCGACCTTGCTGTCGAAATGACGGTATATCCCAGATCCCACGATGCCCGCGGCCTGTCCGATGTCGGCCATGCCGACGGTGTGGTACCCGTGACGTGAGATCAGCTCGGCCGCCGCGGAGAGGATCCGGGCCTTGCGCGCCGGGTCACGCCGCGGCCGCTGCGGCTGCTTCACCTGATACCTCCCTTGACGTTGGCCGTTCTCGATCGTACCCGGGCGCCGCCCGCCCCACTGGCCCCGCCGAGGTGGCGCCCGTGCGGTGCCTGTCGTTGCCATCGCCGCCCGGCCGGTGGGCGATGGCGCAGGGCCCGGCTCGGTCGGCGACGGGCAAGCCAGTTGCGACCGGTCCGTACCGGGTCGGCTGCGGTCACGTCACGCCACGAGCCACGAGCCGCGGACTCGCTGAAGCAGCCGGCAGGCTGCGTGCCGTCCCGGGGACGGCGGACACACCCGAGCCCCGACCATGCCAACACGGCCGGAATCAGGGCCAGGACCGGAACGCTTCCGCCCCGGGGGCCCGTGACCGAGCGGCCCTGCGAGGGAGAGGCCCGGCCGCGTCGCCCAGCACTGCTGCTCGGCGCCGGTGGGGCCGACTGTGACGCCACCCAACGCTGTGCGACCAGGGCGACCGCAGCCGGCCGTCGCGAACAATTAACCCGCTCATGTGAGGTTGCGGCCGGGTGAACCGTGCTAGAGTCCAGTCGCTAGTGAATAGCAGTTCACTTCAAGTTCGCAGTCCCGAAGTCCGTTCACCACGGTAGTTTCTTCCGTCCGCAGGATGACAACGAGGTCACCATGAGGGTATTGAAGAACAGTCATTCACAACGGTGTCGCCGCTTCCGGCGCTCGATCGTGCTGTCGGCAGTCCTGCTGCTGGTCGTCGGCAGCGCGGTCGTGCCGGCCCAGGCGGCCGGAACGCCGGCTACCGACTGCAGAAACGTCGCCATACCGGTCACCGCCGCCGGACAGCCGGCAACCATCACGGGCACGCTGTGCGTTCCGCCGGGGGCGACCACTGTGCAAATCCTCGTTCACGGCTGGTCCTACGCGCGGTACTACTGGGACCTGCCGTACGAGCCGGACACCTACTCCTACGTCCGGGCGGCGAACAAGCGCGGCTACGCGACGCTGGACATGGACCGCCTCGGTGACGGCCAGTCGACGCACCCGCTGAGCGCCTTCGACAACTTCTACGCCGATGTCAGCACCGTCCACCAGGTGATCACCGCCTTGCGCGACGGCGGGCTCGGGGCCCGGTTCGGCAAGGTGATCGAGGTCGGGCACAGTCTCGGCGGCATCGTGACGATGACCGAGGCGGGCATCTACCGCGACGTCGATGCGATCATCCCGACCGGAATCGCGCATTCACTGAACTACGTCAACGTGGTCACCAAGATCATCGCTGACGACTACCCGGCGACGGCCGACCCCAAGTTCACCTCTGCCGGGCTCGATCCGGCCTACCTGACCAGCTATCCCGGCACCCGGGGCGGGTTCTACCTCAGCGGTCCCACCGCAACGGACTCCGCAGTCGTCGCGAAGGACGAGCAGCTCAAGGAGACCGGCAACCTGGTGGAGCTGGCCACGCTGGCGGGCTACAACGTCCTGAACGTCGACCGGACGCTGAACATCCCCGTCTACGCGGTAGTCGGCCAGCACGACCCCTTCATCTGCGGTCTGCTCGGGCCGAGTTGCGGCAGCTCCCAGGCGCTGGCCGACTTCGAGCGCCCGTTCTACGGTCCGGGCGCGACGGTCGTCGCCGACGTGGTTCCGGACAGCGGTCATGACCTCCAGCTGGAGCGGAGCGCGCCGGAGAGCAACGCGCGGATGCTCGACTTCTCCGACAAGTACGTCGGGGCGGGCAACGCCCTTCGCAACACCGCGCCGGGGGCGGCGGCTCCGGTGCGCGCCCCGGCGAACCCGGCGCCAAGCCTGGCAGCAAAGGCCATCAACGCCGCGGTCATCCAGGCGGTCGTCCCGGCGATAGCGTTGCTGCAGCAGGCGAGCAATACCGTGCCGGGGCTGGGCGACAACCAGGATCCCATTCCCGGGATGGCGGCCGCCTTGTCGACCATCGGCAACCTCACCGACGCGCTCGTCGGGACGTTCCCGGAGGGCGTGATCGCCGGCAGCTGAGGCCGGCAGAGGAGCCGCGCGTCACGCCCCGGCGCGCGGCTCTTCGCATGCCGGCCGTTCCCCGCCCGGCGGGTCGACCGAGCCCTGGGCAGGGGCCAAGGACAGCGGCAGCTCGTGGAAGACGACGGCGGTAGGCGTGCGTGAGGGATTTGGTCACCACTGATGGGCAGTTCGGGTGCGGCCGGTAGGCCGATCGCGCCGACGGAGACGATGTCGGCACGCGTGGCCACCGCGGCGATCGACGAGACCAGCAGCGGATCGGAGGCGTTGCCGATGTCGCTCCAGCGGCAACTGTCTGTTTGCCCAGATCGCCGCCTTGCCGCCCATGGTCGAGTTGTACCTGCACCGCACCGACGCGCTCCACTCATCACGACGATCTCGAGGTGATCCTGGCGTCGAACCGGGTGTAACAATCCGGGCGACGCACCGGCCAGGATGGTGTACACGGTCTTCCCGCCGCACCGCTGAGCGCGATGTGCGGTGGAGGTCGGCCGGCGATCAAGCGCCAGCCCCGGTCGGGGGATACGTTGCCGCAGCGTGACCGGTGATCCGTGCAGCGCGGTCGGCTGCAGGTGGTGCCGGACCGCGCGCAAGCCCCCAGCGCCTCGCCGCCGCCAGCTCGCCCTGGTCTGCCGTGCACCGTGTCCTCGCTGGCACCCGCGGGGTCGTGCTCGGTGGACAGCAACCGCAGCAGGCCACGGTCACGGCCGGCGCCCTGGCACCTTGGTCGGCCGGGCGTGGGCGCAGCTGTGGCATGTGGTCGCCCCCGCACAGCCACGACAGCGCCGACCGGTTCGACAGCGCGCTGGAGACCAGCAAGCGCGGGATGCGCACCCTGGTGTGGTCCTTCCTGGCGTTGTTCGTGACGGCGATCGCGCAGCTGGTGATCGTGCTGTTCACCGGCTCGGTCGCCCTGCTGGGCGACACGATCCACAACTTCGCCGACGCGCTCACGGCGCTGCCGGTCGGCATCGCCTTCGCGCTCGGCCGTCGCGCCGCCTCGCGCCGGTTCACCTACGGCCTGGGCCGCGCCGAAGACCTCGCCGGGGTGGTGGTCGTGGTGATCATCGCGCTGTCCGCGGCGCTGGCCGGCTACGAGGCCGTCGAGCGCCTGATCGACCCGCAGCCGGTCACCGGGCTCTGGGTGGTCGCCGCGGCCGGGGTGATCGGATTCCTGGGTAACGAGCTCGTCGCCCGGTGGCGCATCACCGTCGGCGGGCAGATCGGGTCGGCCGCGCTGGTCGCCGACGGACTGCACGCCCGCGCCGACGGCTTCACCTCGCTCGCCGTAGTGCTCGGCGGCGGGCTCGGGTTCCCCTACCCTCACCGTGGCCGAAGCGCACCGGCTCGCGCACGAGGTCGAGCACCGGCTCGTCCACGACGTTCCGCGTCTGACGGCCGCCGTGGTGCACACCGAGCCGTCGCAGGCGCCGACGCCGCCCACGAACTCCTGGCGCACCATTAGCCCGGAACTGTTCCGTTCCCGTCGGCGACCGGCGCGGTGCACACGGAATCGGCGGCGCCACCCAGACCCAAACCGAACCGGTGATCGCCTACCGCGCCTGCGCCGACTTCGGCCTCACTGCCCTCATTGCTGGACCCGGGTCTCGGGCCGGATGGCCCGCACGTAGTACAGGAACGGGGGCAAATCGCCGTCGGTCACGGCGGCGAAGCCCGCGTCCCGGATCATCGGCGCGATCCGTTCGACGGGGTTGTGCCGCATCGCGGCGCCGACAAGCCTGCCGCCGAAGTGGCCGTGCGAGGGGTGGTAATCGGCCAGCACGATGCGCCCGCCCGGCCGCAGCACCCGGAACATCTCCCGCACCGCGGTGGCCCGCCCTGGCTCCGGAACGTGATGCAACGCGAGGCTGGAGACCACCACGTCGAACGACTCGTCCGGGGCGGCGAGGGCTTCGGCCTTCCCGAGTTCGAAGGAGCAGTTCGCGCTGCCGCGCACCCGTCGGGCCCGGTTGATCATCGGCGCGGACGGGTCGATCCCCACTGCCTCACCGCCGGGCGACACCGCCCTCGCCGCCAGCGCGGTCAAGTAGCCGGGCCCACAGCCCACGTCGAGCACACGGTCCCCTGGCTGCGCCCCGCTCAGGTCGACGAGCGCCCCGAAGGTGCGCCGACGCCGTCCGGCGAACACCACTGCCGAAAACGTGTCGTACAACCGGGCGCGACCGATGGCCCCCGGTGCGTCCGCCTGCGGTTCCCCTGTGAACAGGTGTCCCAGCTCCACGACGGCCCCTAACTTAGTGATGACTAAGATGTGCCGATATTAGTCGCCACTAAGTAGCGTGCGCAAGACTGGATACGATGCACATGTGAGCGACGAGCAGGCCACCCGGCGCCCTCGGATGACGGCGCAGCAGCGCCGCGAGTCGATCCTGGCCGCGGCGACCGAAGTGTTCGCCGAGACCGGGTATCAGCGCGGCAAGACCTCCGCGGTGGCACAACGGGTCGGTGTCAGCGAGCCGGTGATCTTCCAGAACTTCGGCACGAAAGCGGCTCTGTTCGCAGCGGTCGTCACCCGGCACGCCGACCAGGTCTGCGCCTGGCTCGACCGGCTCACCGCACAACGGGTCTCCGTGGCGGGCCTGCTGGCCGCGGCACTGGACCCCACACACGTGGAGCACATCCACGATGCCGGAACGATCGGCGCCCTGTTCGCCGAGGCGTCCACACTGACCGGCGAACCCGAGATCGAAGCTGCAGCGCACCGCGCGAACCAGCGCATCGCCGGCGCCCTCACGAACCTTCTCGAGCAGGGCCGCCGCGCGGGCGAACTGCGTGCCGACCTCGACACCGAGTCCGGTGCCTGGTGGCTGCTCTCTCTCGCGGCATCACAGAAGTTCCGCCGCGCCGCCGCTCCCGAGACCATCGAGGCCCGCCTCGCGAAGACAACGCTGGAATTCTTCATCGGGAACGAGCATTAGCTCGTGACCAGCCCAGCCAACCGTGACGCTGACGATGGACGCCCGCATGGCATTGGCGCTGCGTGTCGGCGGCGGGCCAAGCGGTGGACTCCCGCCGCTCACGTGCGGGCGAGGAGGTCGTACAAGAGCTAGAGCTGATCTTCTGGGTGATCGTGGTGGAGCGCGTTCCGGGCAAACGCGCCCGGGGCCGGTCGCGGGCAGCAGGCCTGAACCCCCGTTCCCGGTGAGCTCCTTGGCGTAGCAGACGATCTGGGGCAGGCCTTGTGCCGGCCGAACTTCGGGATCTTGGTGTAACCCGGCGACTCGTAGAGCTTGATCGCCCCCTGCTGGCCGAGCCCGGTCTCCAGGATCATCCGTTTGCGGCCGGCTAGCGCCGCGGTGTGCTCCAGTTCGCGCACGATCCCCGCGCGCGTAGCCGCGACGGCGCAGGGGTTCGGCGTCGGGAAGTTCGCTGCCGTCTGTGGGCTTGCGGTACGGCATGATCACTCCGGGGTTGCCACGGGTGGACGCCGTCGGCCATGACGGGTCGGTCGTCGATCTGATCTTGGATGCCGGAGTCGCGCTAGACGGTGCAGTCGTTGCGGTTGCCGGGTTGTGGCTCGCCGGTGGCGATGACCAGGCGAGTGTCGGCGTCGATCGCGATCTGCCCGTTGGTGGAGTACCGGTGGTTCTTGCTGGGCGCGGCCGGCCGATGGTCCCGGATGGGGACCAGGGTGGCGTCCACGATCGCGACCGAGTCGATCCGCCGCTTCCGCGCCGGCGCCAACGCCAACAGCGGTCCGACCTTGTCGATCACCTGATCAGCCAGCGGCAACGCCCACTGCCTCCCCGGTCGGCCATCTGCGATCTCGTGGCCGAACAGCAGCGCCGAGCGGGCGCATGCCGAACGCGACCGCGTGGGTGCCGGGTGTATGCCGAGCAGCGATGACAAGGCGATGCGAGCGGCGGGCAGGGGGCGACCGGCCACCTCAGGGCGGGCGGGAGCTGTTTCGGGCGTGGGCGTACCCGGGACTCGAGGAGGGAAATGTCAGGCAGCGAGGGCTTCGGCAAAAGCGCGAGCGCCGCCTTGCCGGCCAAGGGAAAGCACCAGGGGCAGGACGGCTTCCGCGCGCGGGCCCGCGTTGCCGGTGAACTTCGCCCGGATGTCCTCGTGGGACAGGGGCCGCTCGGCGTGGCCGCGGTGCACGGCTTCGCGGCGGGCCAGCTTACGTCCATCGTGCAGCTCGATCTCGACGGACGCCGAATACGCGTGCGGATACAGGCTTTCTGGGTCGTCGCCGATCTCCACGAGCTGCGCCAGGCCCAGGATTTCCTTGTCCGCCAATGCGTCTTCGGTGAACTCGGCG
Coding sequences within it:
- a CDS encoding alpha/beta hydrolase, with amino-acid sequence MQILVHGWSYARYYWDLPYEPDTYSYVRAANKRGYATLDMDRLGDGQSTHPLSAFDNFYADVSTVHQVITALRDGGLGARFGKVIEVGHSLGGIVTMTEAGIYRDVDAIIPTGIAHSLNYVNVVTKIIADDYPATADPKFTSAGLDPAYLTSYPGTRGGFYLSGPTATDSAVVAKDEQLKETGNLVELATLAGYNVLNVDRTLNIPVYAVVGQHDPFICGLLGPSCGSSQALADFERPFYGPGATVVADVVPDSGHDLQLERSAPESNARMLDFSDKYVGAGNALRNTAPGAAAPVRAPANPAPSLAAKAINAAVIQAVVPAIALLQQASNTVPGLGDNQDPIPGMAAALSTIGNLTDALVGTFPEGVIAGS
- a CDS encoding cation diffusion facilitator family transporter, giving the protein MWSPPHSHDSADRFDSALETSKRGMRTLVWSFLALFVTAIAQLVIVLFTGSVALLGDTIHNFADALTALPVGIAFALGRRAASRRFTYGLGRAEDLAGVVVVVIIALSAALAGYEAVERLIDPQPVTGLWVVAAAGVIGFLGNELVARWRITVGGQIGSAALVADGLHARADGFTSLAVVLGGGLGFPYPHRGRSAPARARGRAPARPRRSASDGRRGAHRAVAGADAAHELLAHH
- a CDS encoding TetR/AcrR family transcriptional regulator; translated protein: MKQPQRPRRDPARKARILSAAAELISRHGYHTVGMADIGQAAGIVGSGIYRHFDSKVAILAELLEQVMAQLTEAASAIVDEAEDDRDAVSKLIRNHVRVAIEDRRILQVYHREARNLPEQDLRRLRRAQRHYIEEWVAAVAPLRPDLADGELRVLVHAAIGSIQSILFFNSGLPVPQLMNLLITAAHACLGVDSTPAAVVEPVRQWPDEQGA
- a CDS encoding methyltransferase domain-containing protein, with translation MELGHLFTGEPQADAPGAIGRARLYDTFSAVVFAGRRRRTFGALVDLSGAQPGDRVLDVGCGPGYLTALAARAVSPGGEAVGIDPSAPMINRARRVRGSANCSFELGKAEALAAPDESFDVVVSSLALHHVPEPGRATAVREMFRVLRPGGRIVLADYHPSHGHFGGRLVGAAMRHNPVERIAPMIRDAGFAAVTDGDLPPFLYYVRAIRPETRVQQ
- a CDS encoding TetR/AcrR family transcriptional regulator gives rise to the protein MSDEQATRRPRMTAQQRRESILAAATEVFAETGYQRGKTSAVAQRVGVSEPVIFQNFGTKAALFAAVVTRHADQVCAWLDRLTAQRVSVAGLLAAALDPTHVEHIHDAGTIGALFAEASTLTGEPEIEAAAHRANQRIAGALTNLLEQGRRAGELRADLDTESGAWWLLSLAASQKFRRAAAPETIEARLAKTTLEFFIGNEH